From Heptranchias perlo isolate sHepPer1 chromosome 8, sHepPer1.hap1, whole genome shotgun sequence, a single genomic window includes:
- the LOC137324372 gene encoding microtubule-associated proteins 1A/1B light chain 3C-like: MAVVHRTHGAQRFKHRKTFAARKEESALIRSKYPHKTPVIVERYPGELYLPSLDKTKFLVPQDVIMSHFVTIIRNRLALSSNQAFYLVVKNRSLVNMCTTIAELDQDFKDSDGFLYMSYASQEMFGAGCSGS, from the exons ATGGCGGTGGTGCACCGGACACACGGAGCTCAGCGCTTCAAACACAGAAAAACCTTTG CTGCAAGAAAGGAGGAGTCTGCGCTCATTCGATCCAAATACCCACATAAAACACCG GTTATTGTGGAACGGTATCCCGGCGAGCTGTATTTGCCTTCACTGGACAAAACCAAATTCCTGGTTCCTCAAGATGTGATCATGAGCCATTTCGTTACCATCATCAG GAACCGGTTGGCTCTGTCATCTAATCAAGCTTTTTACCTTGTGGTGAAGAACAGAAGTCTAGTAAATATGTGTACTACTATTGCTGAGTTGGACCAAGATTTCAAGGATTCTGATGGCTTCCTCTACATGTCCTATGCATCCCAGGAGATGTTTGGTGCAGGCTGTTCAGGTTCCTAG